One window from the genome of Yarrowia lipolytica chromosome 1B, complete sequence encodes:
- a CDS encoding uncharacterized protein (Compare to YALI0B14597g, weakly similar to uniprot|P25293 Saccharomyces cerevisiae YKR048c NAP1 nucleosome assembly protein I), translated as MDLQVVSHICAFYLFHHLCTSGNAMYTHENNSVPELSLDRDSVQTNAQSPTSNGSSSKIHVLNDILTSPAILPSVILKQECSRSQSPEGYALQRSIKQLPPVPSYRVPQFDEATSQPVGSSHLQHMRQSRHECEGHWEANNNCANLNDAPNRTTPITTTTPTARIGDHETTSSSPPLTARSSVVHSRIASLIHTPQVIEGWSITTPSEADTPEVYSSPHFPLDSLTEHLRLYSNNTTTATMDHVADSHHAADLSAEQQLELQLPPAIQDLLYQPHNATMAQRTFIIALLWQKWPQFRASPVAGEEVVLFKKGLLDNFASAVGIIGDDVEAEFNVLPPDQDFMPPDQLDQTDICDPHTMRLKPGFTGDDFDTVPVRFYSLLDEWRLLDTDSPVIKRFYIADPPRLELYPPEFTLAQLRQKRTLDWESGDRQSRLPTIQVSEIELSRLNQEISDQLDIRGDLRVYATSEALDGPVDLATFKRMQKVRLQSPYTTDKLTPNLIISAKEARGYIEDSLTAGPTMGTTGLSNLGNTCYMNSALQCLVHVPEVVEYFLSGYYESEINKDNPIGKNGDVALAFAELVRRVYLDKSSTYAPRQFKSIVGEYGPQFAGYGQQDSQEFLAYLLDSLHEDLNRILQKPATTKPELDPERAGDPLEVARVAVESWDVHRLRNDSPILDLFTGMYKSTVVCPVSQQASITFDPFSDLTLPLPVDDSWSKDFIFVPYDTSQQPCIIPIELKKHSRFQELRQLVASKAGENVNPESLMFSEVYMSQFFRHISRDETSSVSELIPGNDTVVVYETGLSADEMWSYHHDLEPAKFIVPVFNRLEYTDTEEQPLSSYARRNSQFLSIPFFITVTDGEARDFSLVTNLIYKRYFQLCRSVEEWAVLEELAFDVNYVTPRTNDIPLGGLSMLNADRIFPMSSRLDASESSEPDVIEIDASLNTPDKEDVKMEDENEGDQAEVETAAEEAAEEDVTEPPVVAEEPAAIESVVDISDDEAYKSLVESTGSSVTPSESNCSELPDAVDSGATAVVAAPSVDGHASLPSPPAPSHFVTHTEGIVCDWQGDTAAKYLHDYDSLATSLETKVDPKLEAVRAARADKSNQGIDLSECLDLFSASEVLSDDDLWYCPVCKDFRQATKKIELWKCPEILVIHLKRFSSSRNFRDKISEVVHFPIEGLDLTERVGEAKASDSPLIYDLIGVDNHMGGLGGGHYTAFAKNFVDGKWYHYNDSSVSPISENQLVTANAYLLFYKRRIPTASGDATDTKTHEILRDLVAKRGENDLSVYSSFVASVEGKLVGGSSSNTRSSGGSGGGSTSSASSYSSGSSSGPFGSSSSSVAPRLKFRGNMVVSPESPLGNPPAYPGSGSVLGPSPQSSADATEPPSSVGGIPWEAASLTLSSSDEEDNMASDLPTPGDSDMHSSVYSEPKVVDTEEGREEKDDEVIIIDDI; from the coding sequence ATGGACTTACAAGTGGTCTCTCATATATGTGCTTTTTATCTCTTTCACCATCTCTGCACCAGCGGGAATGCTATGTACACCCACGAAAACAACTCTGTGCCCGAGCTCTCTCTCGACCGCGACTCTGTTCAAACCAACGCCCAGTCTCCAACCTCCAATGGTAGCAGTTCCAAGATTCATGTCCTGAACGACATTCTGACATCACCGGCCATTCTCCCCAGTGTCATTTTGAAGCAGGAATGTAGCCGGTCCCAGAGCCCCGAGGGATACGCGCTACAACGCAGTATAAAGCAGCTGCCTCCAGTGCCCAGCTACAGGGTTCCTCAGTTTGACGAGGCCACATCCCAGCCCGTTGGGAGTTCCCACCTGCAGCACATGAGGCAATCGAGACACGAATGTGAGGGTCACTGGGAGGCTAACAATAATTGTGCCAATTTAAACGACGCCCCAAACAGAACAACGccaatcaccaccacaacaccaacagcaCGTATTGGAGACCACGAAACCACCAGCTCATCACCCCCCTTAACAGCACGCAGCTCTGTGGTACATTCACGAATCGCATCTCTCATCCACACGCCCCAGGTCATAGAGGGATGGTCAATCACAACACCATCAGAAGCAGATACACCCGAAGTTTATTCGTCGCCACACTTCCCGCTAGACTCGCTGACAGAGCATCTGCGATTATACAGTAATAATACCACCACGGCGACCATGGATCACGTGGCGGACTCCCACCACGCGGCGGACCTCTCTGCAGAGCAACAGTTGGAGCTCCAGTTGCCTCCTGCGATCCAGGACTTGCTATACCAGCCCCACAATGCCACCATGGCCCAACGCACCTTCATCATTGCCCTGCTGTGGCAAAAGTGGCCCCAGTTCCGCGCCTCCCCCGTGGCGGGAGAGGAGGTGGTTCTGTTCAAGAAGGGCCTTCTCGACAACTTTGCCAGCGCTGTGGGGATCATCGGAGACGACGTGGAGGCCGAATTCAATGTCCTACCGCCCGACCAGGACTTCATGCCTCCAGATCAACTCGATCAGACAGATATATGCGACCCCCATACCATGCGGCTCAAGCCGGGGTTCACCGGAGATGACTTTGACACAGTACCGGTGCGCTTCTATAGCCTGCTGGACGAGTGGCGTTTGCTTGACACAGACTCACCTGTGATTAAGCGATTCTACATCGCTGATCCGCCCCGTCTGGAGCTCTACCCGCCTGAATTCACACTGGCTCAGTTGCGCCAGAAACGCACCCTGGATTGGGAATCAGGAGACCGGCAATCGCGTCTGCCTACAATTCAGGTGTCGGAGATTGAGCTGTCGCGTCTGAATCAAGAAATCTCCGACCAGCTCGACATCAGAGGTGATCTGCGAGTCTACGCCACATCTGAAGCGCTGGACGGACCCGTTGATCTCGCTACCTTCAAGCGCATGCAAAAGGTGCGTCTTCAGAGCCCTTACACAACCGATAAACTGACTCCTAACCTGATCATCTCAGCAAAGGAGGCCCGTGGATATATTGAGGACAGTCTCACGGCTGGACCCACAATGGGTACCACCGGTCTCAGCAACCTCGGTAACACATGCTACATGAACTCAGCGCTACAGTGTCTGGTTCATGTACCTGAGGTTGTGGAGTACTTCTTGTCGGGCTATTACGAGTCCGaaatcaacaaggacaaccCGATTGGTAAGAACGGTGATGTGGCCTTGGCATTTGCTGAACTTGTGCGACGTGTCTATCTCGACAAGTCAAGCACATATGCTCCTCGGCAGTTCAAGTCCATTGTAGGAGAGTACGGGCCCCAGTTTGCTGGCTACGGGCAGCAGGACTCGCAAGAGTTCCTCGCCTACCTGCTGGACTCACTGCATGAAGATCTCAACCGAATTCTTCAAAAACCAGCCACTACAAAGCCCGAGCTGGACCCTGAGCGGGCTGGAGATCCCTTGGAGGTGGCTCGAGTGGCTGTGGAGTCGTGGGATGTGCATCGATTGCGAAATGATTCGCCAATCCTCGACCTGTTCACTGGCATGTACAAGTCGACGGTTGTATGCCCTGTCTCACAGCAGGCCTCGATTACCTTTGACCCCTTCTCAGATCTCACTTTGCCTCTTCCGGTGGACGACTCGTGGTCGAAGGATTTCATTTTTGTACCTTATGACACCTCCCAACAGCCGTGCATTATTCCTATTGAGCTGAAGAAGCACTCTCGGTTCCAGGAGCTTCGGCAGTTGGTGGCATCAAAGGCCGGTGAGAATGTAAACCCAGAATCTCTCATGTTCTCTGAGGTGTACATGTCGCAGTTCTTCAGACACATTTCCAGGGATGAAACCAGCTCCGTTTCCGAACTTATTCCTGGGAACGACACAGTGGTGGTGTATGAGACGGGTCTTTCTGCCGACGAAATGTGGTCGTATCATCACGATCTGGAGCCAGCGAAGTTCATTGTTCCGGTTTTCAATCGGCTGGAATACACTGACACGGAAGAGCAGCCCCTGTCTTCCTATGCTCGGCGTAACTCCCAGTTTCTGTCGATTCCGTTCTTCATCACTGTCACAGACGGAGAGGCTCGTGACTTTAGCTTAGTCACCAATCTCATCTACAAGCGGTACTTCCAACTTTGTCGAAGTGTTGAGGAGTGGGCTGTGTTGGAGGAACTCGCTTTTGATGTCAACTATGTGACTCCCCGAACCAACGATATCCCTCTGGGCGGATTGTCGATGCTCAACGCTGATCGAATCTTCCCCATGTCGTCCCGTCTTGATGCCAGCGAGTCTTCTGAGCCTGACGTGATTGAGATTGACGCTAGTCTGAACACCCCAGACAAGGAGGATGTCaagatggaggacgagaatGAAGGAGACCAGGCAGAAGTGgagactgctgctgaagaagcagctgaGGAAGATGTGACTGAGCCTCCAGTTGTGGCTGAGGAGCCTGCTGCTATTGAGAGTGTGGTGGATATCTCTGATGACGAGGCTTACAAGTCTCTGGTTGAGTCTACTGGTTCTTCTGTGACTCCTTCTGAGTCGAACTGTTCGGAACTGCCCGATGCTGTTGATAGTGGTGCGACTGCAGTGGTTGCAGCACCCTCCGTTGACGGACATGCTTCTCTACCCTCTCCTCCCGCTCCTAGCCATTTTGTCACCCATACTGAAGGTATTGTTTGTGATTGGCAAGGAGACACGGCTGCCAAATACCTTCATGACTACGACTCTCTGGCCACTTCTCTTGAAACTAAGGTTGATCCAAAGTTGGAGGCTGTCAGAGCTGCTCGAGCAGATAAATCTAATCAAGGTATTGATCTCAGTGAGTGTTTGGATCTCTTTTCTGCCTCTGAGGTACTCTCCGATGATGATCTTTGGTACTGTCCTGTTTGCAAGGACTTCCGACAGGCTACCAAGAAAATTGAGCTGTGGAAGTGCCCTGAGATTCTGGTGATTCATCTCAAACGGTTttcaagcagcagaaactTCCGAGACAAGATCTCTGAGGTGGTTCATTTCCCTATTGAGGGTCTGGATCTAACTGAGCGAGTTggagaggccaaggctTCGGACTCTCCCCTCATCTATGATCTTATTGGAGTTGACAACCACATGGGGGGTCTAGGAGGTGGACATTACACTGCTTTTGCCAAAAACTTTGTCGATGGTAAGTGGTACCATTACAACGATAGCAGTGTGTCTCCTATTTCCGAGAACCAGCTGGTTACAGCCAATGCCTATCTGTTGTTCTACAAGCGTCGAATTCCTACTGCCTCTGGTGATGCAACTGACACAAAGACTCACGAGATTCTTCGAGATCTTGTTGCCAAGCGCGGTGAGAACGACCTGTCTGTCTACTCGTCGTTCGTGGCCTCTGTCGAGGGCAAGCTCGTCGGGGGTAGCAGCTCCAACACGCGTAGTAGCGGCGGCAGTGGTGGTGGCTCTACTAGCAGTGCGTCCAGTTACTCTTCTGGCTCGTCCTCGGGACCCTTTGgtagcagcagcagctctgtTGCTCCTCGGCTCAAGTTTCGTGGTAACATGGTTGTGTCTCCTGAGTCTCCCTTGGGCAACCCTCCGGCCTACCCTGGCTCCGGATCTGTTTTGGGCCCGTCTCCTCAGAGCTCTGCGGATGCCACCGAGCCTCCGTCGTCTGTGGGCGGGATCCCATGGGAGGCGGCTTCGCTGACACTGTCGTCATCggatgaggaggacaaCATGGCTTCAGATTTGCCAACTCCTGGAGATTCAGATATGCATTCCAGTGTTTATTCTGAGCCAAAGGTGGTTGACACGGAggaaggaagagaagagaaggacgacgaggtgaTAATTATTGATGATATTTAG
- a CDS encoding uncharacterized protein (Compare to YALI0B14619g, weakly similar to uniprot|P32528 Saccharomyces cerevisiae YBR208c DUR1_2 urea amidolyase) — protein MRRVINSTLRSYSTKAASQSNASVQPEILKSLCVANRGEIVHRVCDTASKMGIDTTSFYTEPDGNLAFSRSANNNLNLGADTKGYLEMDKIVRLAKENGCDSIHPGYGFLSENSEFAKKVQDAGLIFVGPPAAAMEAMGSKSRSKEIMTDAGVSCVPGYHGENQDPKFLEAESEKMGFPVLIKAVLGGGGKGMRIVESKADFQKQLASAKSEAKSSFGDERVLVEKYIKRPRHVEVQVFADKFGNVVALGERDCSVQRRHQKVLEESPAPGLELYSADCRQKMYKQACDAARAVNYEGAGTVEFIFDRDSPNGQFYFMEMNTRLQVEHPVTEMVTGVDLVEWQLLIASGRPLPKTQEEIQADMDKLGVHAIEARIYCEDPFNQFMPSSGKIVHMQLPQVGNPRLDVTFEQGDTVSPLYDPMIGKLIVRGDSREEALKKLRLALNEYEIVGPTTNIEFIKRVLKHEGFRGNNPTDLDTGFIPRHGEVLFANEGTPSEVYVQAAIAQAFPKALSAPSILEAANAFSSVGTAGWSSMQTREVTFKNGKESVVVTLTQLPGTNPTEHTFAAKVGDKAIGNVTASHFNGKARFKFPTGQHVNTVVSNDSNLGNVNEVHVFHRGTHHKVELATPDWITAVNKRIGAGAAAGGSFNDPDALEVATPMPCRVVRVTVKPGDVVSKDDELLVIESMKMETTVRSAREQPTKVKRVAFVPGDLVKQGSVLIEYEE, from the coding sequence ATGAGACGAGTGATCAACTCCACGCTACGGTCGTACTCGACAAAGGCTGCCTCCCAGTCCAACGCCTCTGTGCAGCCCGAAATCCTTAAGTCTCTTTGTGTGGCTAACCGAGGAGAAATCGTCCACAGAGTGTGTGATACAGCCTCCAAAATGGGCATTGACACCACATCTTTCTACACCGAGCCCGATGGAAACCTCGCCTTCTCGCGATCTGCAAACAACAACTTGAATCTCGGAGCTGACACAAAGGGTTACCTTGAGATGGACAAGATTGTTCgcctggccaaggagaatGGCTGTGACTCCATTCACCCTGGTTATGGTTTCCTTTCCGAGAACTCTGAGTTCGCGAAGAAGGTCCAAGATGCTGGCTTGATCTTTGTCGGCCCTCCTGCTGCCGCTATGGAGGCCATGGGCTCCAAGTCTCGATCCAAGGAGATTATGACCGATGCTGGTGTCTCGTGTGTTCCTGGTTACCACGGAGAGAATCAGGATCCCAAGTTTCTTGAGGCCGAGTCTGAAAAGATGGGCTTCCCCGTTCTTATCAAGGCTGTcctcggaggaggaggtaaGGGTATGCGAATTGTAGAGTCCAAGGCTGACTTCCAAAAGCAGCTGGCCTCCGCCAAGTCTGAAGCCAAGTCCTCTTTTGGTGATGAGCGTGTCCTCGTCGAGAAGTACATCAAGCGACCTCGTCACGTGGAGGTCCAGGTCTTTGCCGACAAGTTCGGCAACGTTGTGGCTCTCGGAGAGCGAGACTGTTCCGTCCAGCGACGACACCAGAAGGTTCTTGAGGAGTCTCCTGCCCCCGGCCTTGAGCTCTACTCCGCCGACTGCCGACAGAAGATGTACAAGCAGGCCTGTGACGCTGCTCGAGCCGTCAACTACGAGGGAGCTGGTACCGTCGAATTCATTTTCGACCGAGATTCACCCAACGGACAGTTCTACTTTATGGAGATGAACACTCGACTCCAGGTCGAGCATCCCGTTACCGAGATGGTCACTGGTGTTGATCTCGTTGAGTGGCAGCTCCTTATCGCCTCCGGTCGACCTCTGCCTAAGACCCAGGAGGAGATCCAGGCTGATATGGACAAGCTTGGTGTGCATGCAATCGAGGCCCGAATCTACTGTGAGGACCCCTTCAACCAGTTCatgccttcttctggaaaGATTGTGCATATGCAGCTTCCCCAGGTGGGCAACCCCCGACTTGATGTCACCTTTGAGCAGGGCGACACCGTTTCTCCCCTCTACGACCCCATGATCGGAAAGCTCATTGTTCGAGGTGACTCTCGggaggaggctctcaagaagctgcgtCTGGCTCTCAATGAGTACGAGATTGTTGGTCCTACCACAAACATTGAATTCATCAAGCGAGTTCTCAAGCACGAGGGATTCCGGGGCAACAACCCCACCGATCTCGATACCGGTTTCATTCCTCGACACGGCGAGGTCCTATTTGCCAACGAGGGAACCCCCAGCGAGGTTTACGTTCAGGCTGCCATTGCCCAAGCTTTCCCCAAGGCCCTGTCTGCTCCATCCATTCTGGAGGCTGCCAACGCTTTCTCTTCCGTCGGAACTGCTGGCTGGTCTTCAATGCAGACTCGAGAGGTTACCTTCAAGAACGGCAAGGAGTCTGTCGTTGTCACTCTGACTCAGCTCCCCGGCACCAACCCCACCGAGCACACTTTTGCCGCCAAGGTCGGTGATAAAGCCATTGGCAACGTGACTGCTTCTCACTTCAATGGAAAGGCCCGATTTAAGTTCCCCACAGGCCAGCATGTCAACACCGTTGTTTCTAACGACTCCAACCTCGGTAACGTTAACGAGGTCCATGTCTTCCACCGAGGAACCCATCACAAAGTCGAGCTGGCCACTCCTGACTGGATCACTGCCGTCAACAAGCGAATTGGTGccggtgctgctgccggAGGCTCCTTCAATGACCCCGACGCCCTGGAGGTTGCCACTCCTATGCCTTGTCGAGTCGTTCGAGTCACAGTCAAGCCTGGAGATGTCGTGTCCAAGGATGATGAGCTGCTGGTCATCGAGTcgatgaagatggagaccACTGTTCGATCTGCCCGTGAACAGCCTACTAAGGTCAAGAGAGTGGCATTTGTTCCTGGAGACCTGGTCAAGCAGGGCTCCGTTCTCATCGAGTACGAGGAGTAG